From Anoplopoma fimbria isolate UVic2021 breed Golden Eagle Sablefish chromosome 11, Afim_UVic_2022, whole genome shotgun sequence, one genomic window encodes:
- the LOC129099106 gene encoding LOW QUALITY PROTEIN: galectin-2-like (The sequence of the model RefSeq protein was modified relative to this genomic sequence to represent the inferred CDS: substituted 1 base at 1 genomic stop codon), giving the protein MINRSHWQKTACVTGLYIFHXLHDCPPTPAPKMNMQLELKNVNMRAGDQLKVKGVILHDAERFEINLGCGADDLALHFNPRFHDDKDGTVVVCNSKAAGCWGDEKREIHNHLQRGTDVKMVLKLTGDMFEVELPDGHEVQFPNRGGMDIISYIKIAGDFKLTSLKIS; this is encoded by the exons ATGATCAACAGGTCACACT GGCAGAAGACTGCTTGTGTGACAGGACTTTACATCTTCCATTAGCTCCACGACTGTCCACCAACACCAGCACCCAAAATGAACATG CAACTTGAATTGAAGAATGTGAATATGAGAGCTGGAGACCAGCTGAAAGTAAAGGGGGTAATTCTGCATGATGCTGAGAG ATTTGAGATCAATCTCGGCTGTGGTGCAGACGACCTGGCTCTGCACTTTAACCCTCGTTTCCATGATGACAAAGATGGAACTGTTGTTGTTTGCAACTCAAAGGCTGCTGGTTGTTGGGGCGATGAGAAACGAGAAATACACAACCACCTACAGAGGGGCACCGATGTCAAG ATGGTGTTGAAGCTGACCGGTGACATGTTTGAAGTGGAGCTTCCTGATGGACATGAAGTCCAGTTTCCCAACCGTGGTGGCATGGACATCATCAGCTACATCAAAATTGCAGGGGACTTCAAACTGACTTCCTTGAAGATCTCCTAA